The following are encoded in a window of Urocitellus parryii isolate mUroPar1 chromosome 7, mUroPar1.hap1, whole genome shotgun sequence genomic DNA:
- the LOC144255883 gene encoding LOW QUALITY PROTEIN: differentially expressed in FDCP 8-like (The sequence of the model RefSeq protein was modified relative to this genomic sequence to represent the inferred CDS: substituted 1 base at 1 genomic stop codon) encodes MEYDEKLAPFRQAHLNPFNKELGPRQHEQGPSEEALDISSEETLPELPPGEPGFHCSERVMDLGLSEDHFSRPVGLFLASDVQQLQQAIEECKQVILELPEQSEKQKDAVVRPIHLQLKLQELKDPNEDEPNIRVLLEHHFYKEKSKRVKQTCNKCNTIIWGLIQTWYTCTGCYYRCHRKCLSLISKPCVSSKVSYQAEYELNICPETGLDSQDYRCAECRVPISLWGVPSEAHQCNYTGQYYCSHCHWNDLAVIPARVVHNWGPGEGEPNGRVSRCSLRYLALMVSRPVLXLWEINPLLLNYVEELVEIRKLRQDILLMKPYFITCNEAMEACLLLQLQDQQHFVENDEMYSIQDLLDVHVGCLGCSLTETHTLFAKHIKLDCEQCQAKGFVYELCREGDVLFPFDSHTSVCADCSAIFHRDCYYDNSTTCPKCARLNLRKQSLFQEPDPDLDA; translated from the exons ATGGAATATGATGAGAAGCTGGCCCCGTTCCGGCAGGCCCACCTCAACCCCTTCAACAAGGAGCTGGGGCCAAGGCAGCATGAGCAGGGACCTAGTGAGGAGGCCCTGGACATTTCTTCTGAAG agACCCTGCCTGAGCTGCCACCTGGAGAGCCTGGGTTCCACTGCTCTGAGCGTGTGATGGATCTTGGCCTGTCTGAGGACCACTTCTCCCGCCCTGTG GGTCTGTTCCTGGCCTCCGATGTTCAGCAACTACAGCAGGCAATTGAGGAATGCAAGCAGGTGATCCTGGAGCTGCCTGAGCAGTCGGAGAAGCAGAAGGACGCAGTGGTGAGGCCCATCCACCTGCAGCTGAAGCTCCAGGAGCTGAAG GACCCCAATGAGGATGAGCCCAACATTAGGGTCCTTCTTGAGCACCACTTCTACAAGGAGAAGAGCAAGAGGGTCAAGCAAACCTGCAACAAGTGCAACACCATCATTTGGGGACTCATTCAGACTTGGTACACCTGCACAG GGTGTTATTACCGCTGCCACAGAAAGTGCTTGAGCCTCATCTCCAAGCCCTGCGTGAGCTCCAAAGTTAGCTATCAGGCTGAGTATGAGCTGAACATCTGCCCTGAGACAGGGCTGGACAGCCAGGATTACCGCTGCGCTGAGTGCCGGGTGCCCATCTCTTTGT GGGGCGTGCCCAGCGAGGCCCATCAGTGCAACTACACAGGCCAGTACTACTGCAGCCACTGCCACTGGAATGACCTGGCCGTCATCCCTGCACGAGTGGTGCACAActgggggcctggggagggagagccaAATGGCAGG GTGTCTCGTTGCAGCCTGCGTTACCTGGCGCTGATGGTGTCCCGGCCAGTGCTCTGACTCTGGGAGATCAACCCTCTGCTCCTCAACTACGTGGAGGAGCTGGTGGAGATCCGG AAGCTGCGCCAGGACATTCTGCTCATGAAGCCATACTTCATCACTTGCAACGAGGCCATGGAAGCTTGTCTGCTACTGCAG CTCCAGGACCAGCAGCACTTTGTGGAGAATGATGAGATGTACTCCATCCAGGACCTGTTGGATGTCCACGTGGGCTGCCTGGGCTGCTCGCTCACTGAGACCCACACACTCTTCGCCAAGCACATCAAGCTGGACTGTGAG CAGTGCCAGGCCAAGGGGTTCGTGTATGAGCTCTGCAGAGAGGGCGATGTGCTGTTCCCATTTGACAGCCACACATCTGTGTGTGCCGACTGCTCAGCCATCTTCCACAG